One Pseudoalteromonas sp. UG3-2 DNA window includes the following coding sequences:
- a CDS encoding methyltransferase, which produces MNYKARFKHLDELLFSTRQYWQVVAFEHHTIPWPELAATLLALDDEQVTALDNDSEALNAFFMPSITALSQLPPLLQLPMHDKPRDTLPFWLSNGIKGRKLAQLQDFVAAIDETNSAVLEWCAGKGHLGRMLAYHGAPEVNSIELQADLCRQGEQSAKRQGLNLHFHCADVLSDDIGYHFADNRHGVALHACGQLHRVFMQQAVANDMPKLSLSPCCYHLFTPPGYQAMSVEAQQSQLSLSHHDMKLALQETVTAPGRVAQVRKKEVSWRLGFDALRRDITGEQGYVSVPSVNKAIFSQSFADFCHWAAEQKQISLPIGIDFARYESLGQARKQVTDRIELVRHLFRRAIEMWLVLDRVLYLEAAGYQVQLTTFCQKSLTPRNLLIQAELP; this is translated from the coding sequence GTGAACTATAAAGCGCGCTTTAAACACCTCGATGAACTGCTTTTTTCTACTCGTCAGTATTGGCAAGTGGTTGCTTTCGAGCATCACACTATTCCTTGGCCGGAGCTGGCTGCCACTTTGTTAGCACTGGATGATGAGCAAGTAACGGCGCTTGATAACGACAGTGAGGCGCTTAACGCCTTCTTTATGCCGAGTATTACCGCACTTAGCCAGCTGCCGCCGCTGTTACAGTTACCTATGCATGATAAGCCCCGTGATACCCTCCCTTTTTGGCTGAGCAATGGTATTAAAGGGCGTAAGCTAGCGCAGTTACAAGACTTTGTCGCCGCCATCGATGAAACCAATAGTGCGGTACTAGAATGGTGTGCGGGAAAAGGGCACTTAGGTCGAATGCTGGCGTATCATGGCGCACCTGAGGTGAACAGTATTGAACTACAAGCTGACTTGTGTCGTCAGGGAGAGCAAAGCGCTAAGCGCCAAGGACTAAACTTACACTTTCATTGTGCTGATGTGCTCAGTGATGACATTGGCTATCATTTTGCTGACAATCGTCATGGCGTGGCACTGCATGCTTGTGGGCAATTACACCGCGTTTTTATGCAGCAAGCCGTTGCCAATGACATGCCCAAGCTGTCGTTATCGCCTTGTTGTTATCATCTTTTCACGCCACCGGGTTATCAAGCCATGAGTGTTGAGGCGCAGCAAAGTCAGCTAAGCTTATCACACCACGACATGAAGCTGGCGCTACAAGAAACGGTTACGGCCCCAGGACGGGTGGCTCAGGTGCGTAAAAAAGAGGTCAGCTGGCGGCTTGGTTTTGATGCCCTGCGCAGAGACATTACCGGTGAGCAGGGTTACGTGAGTGTGCCTTCAGTGAATAAGGCAATTTTCTCACAAAGCTTTGCCGACTTTTGTCATTGGGCGGCAGAGCAAAAGCAAATCAGTCTCCCTATAGGGATCGACTTTGCACGTTATGAAAGCCTCGGCCAAGCGCGAAAACAGGTAACCGATAGAATCGAGCTGGTTAGGCACTTATTCCGCCGCGCCATCGAGATGTGGTTAGTACTAGACCGAGTGCTTTACCTTGAAGCGGCGGGTTACCAAGTGCAATTAACCACCTTTTGCCAGAAGTCACTGACGCCAAGAAATCTTTTAATCCAAGCGGAGCTGCCATAA
- the ubiK gene encoding ubiquinone biosynthesis accessory factor UbiK — MINPAKIEEIAKQISSNMPQGVKNLADTFEARTKQAIQAKLAEMDFVSREEFDIQSKVLIRTREKLTELEQKVAQLEAQLADNASNSKE; from the coding sequence ATGATTAATCCAGCCAAAATTGAAGAAATTGCCAAACAAATTTCCAGCAATATGCCACAAGGGGTGAAGAACCTTGCGGATACCTTTGAGGCAAGAACCAAGCAGGCTATTCAAGCAAAGCTAGCGGAAATGGATTTTGTTAGCCGCGAAGAATTTGATATTCAAAGTAAAGTGCTTATTCGCACCCGCGAAAAGCTTACTGAATTAGAACAAAAAGTGGCACAGCTCGAGGCGCAATTAGCGGATAACGCCAGCAACTCAAAAGAGTAA
- the rep gene encoding DNA helicase Rep, whose translation MKLNPKQNEAVKYISGPCLVLAGAGSGKTRVITNKIAHLVQNCQYQARNIAAVTFTNKAAKEMRERVAQTLGKQEAKGLWVSTFHTLGLEIIKKEVKTLGFKPGFSLFDDQDTGQLLSELTEKELDKDKDLLNLLKMQIGSWKNELILPERAIREAKEPQKALFAQLYGRYQNQLRAYNALDFDDLIMIPTLLLNQSPEVREKWQNRFRYLLVDEYQDTNTSQYQLVKLLVGERARFTVVGDDDQSIYSWRGAKPQNLVLLSKDFPGLRLIKLEQNYRSAGRILKAANILIANNPHEFDKQLFSELGYGDPIRVIGTRDEEHEAERVVAEIISHKFMKRTSYRDYALLYRGNHQARVFEKALMTNRIPYKISGGMSFFARSEIKDIMAYLRFLVNQDDDNAFLRIVNTPRREIGPVTLEKLGSFANERHISLFAACFEAELTQRLSGRGLNALMGFARWVVELSDRATRGDTLEAVKDMIREINYEAYLYESSPSAKAAEMRMKNVSELYRWISDMLTGDADNPAMTLPEVVSKLTLRDMLERNEEEDDSDAVQLLTLHASKGLEYPHVFMVGMEEGLLPHQSSIDEDNVEEERRLAYVGITRAQQSLTLTYTKSRRQFGEQITPELSRFVQELPQDDLQIEGKKKVATQQERMAKGQSNVANLRAMLRRQ comes from the coding sequence ATGAAGCTCAACCCGAAACAAAATGAAGCCGTAAAATACATCAGCGGTCCATGCTTAGTCCTTGCCGGGGCCGGCTCAGGTAAAACTCGGGTGATCACCAACAAAATTGCCCACTTAGTGCAAAACTGCCAATACCAAGCGCGCAACATTGCCGCGGTGACGTTCACTAACAAAGCGGCAAAAGAAATGCGTGAGCGTGTAGCGCAAACCTTAGGTAAGCAAGAGGCCAAGGGCTTATGGGTGTCGACTTTTCATACGCTGGGGTTAGAGATCATTAAAAAAGAGGTGAAAACCCTGGGTTTCAAGCCTGGCTTTTCGCTATTTGACGATCAAGACACAGGCCAGCTGTTAAGTGAGCTCACAGAAAAAGAACTGGATAAAGATAAAGACTTACTCAACCTGTTAAAAATGCAGATTGGCAGCTGGAAGAATGAGTTAATATTGCCTGAAAGGGCAATCCGAGAAGCGAAAGAGCCGCAAAAAGCGCTTTTTGCTCAGCTATATGGGCGCTACCAAAACCAGCTGCGTGCGTATAACGCCCTCGACTTTGATGACTTGATCATGATCCCAACGTTGTTGTTGAATCAATCGCCTGAAGTACGTGAAAAGTGGCAAAATCGCTTCCGATATTTGCTCGTGGATGAGTATCAAGACACCAACACCAGTCAGTACCAATTGGTTAAACTGTTAGTAGGGGAGCGGGCGCGCTTTACGGTGGTGGGAGACGACGACCAGTCTATTTATTCTTGGCGCGGTGCCAAACCACAAAATTTGGTGTTATTGAGTAAAGACTTTCCCGGACTTCGGTTAATCAAGCTAGAGCAAAATTACCGTAGTGCAGGGCGTATTCTTAAAGCGGCCAATATCCTCATTGCTAATAACCCCCATGAGTTTGACAAGCAGCTGTTTAGTGAGCTGGGCTATGGCGATCCTATTCGCGTTATCGGCACTCGTGATGAAGAGCATGAGGCAGAGCGGGTGGTGGCGGAGATTATTTCGCACAAGTTTATGAAGCGCACCAGTTATCGTGATTATGCCTTGCTGTATCGTGGCAACCACCAAGCTCGAGTATTTGAAAAAGCGCTGATGACCAACCGCATCCCATATAAAATCAGTGGCGGGATGTCGTTTTTTGCTCGCAGCGAGATCAAAGACATCATGGCTTACTTACGCTTTTTGGTGAACCAAGATGATGACAACGCATTTTTGCGCATCGTCAATACACCACGACGTGAGATTGGCCCTGTGACCCTAGAGAAGTTAGGTAGCTTTGCCAACGAGCGCCATATTAGTTTGTTTGCTGCCTGTTTTGAGGCTGAGCTCACGCAACGTCTAAGTGGTCGTGGCTTGAATGCACTCATGGGCTTTGCCCGCTGGGTGGTGGAGCTATCTGATAGGGCGACACGGGGCGACACGTTAGAGGCGGTCAAAGACATGATCCGTGAAATTAACTATGAAGCGTATTTATACGAGTCCTCGCCAAGCGCTAAAGCCGCTGAAATGCGAATGAAAAATGTCTCTGAGCTGTACCGTTGGATCAGCGATATGCTCACTGGCGATGCCGATAATCCAGCCATGACATTACCTGAAGTGGTCAGTAAGCTGACCTTGCGCGATATGCTAGAGCGCAATGAAGAGGAAGATGATTCCGATGCGGTGCAGCTATTAACTTTGCATGCCTCAAAAGGGCTCGAGTATCCTCATGTGTTTATGGTGGGAATGGAAGAGGGTTTATTACCCCACCAAAGCAGCATTGATGAGGACAACGTTGAGGAAGAGCGGCGCTTGGCTTATGTTGGTATTACTCGGGCGCAGCAAAGTTTAACACTGACTTATACCAAAAGTCGGCGTCAGTTTGGTGAGCAAATCACTCCCGAGTTAAGTCGCTTTGTGCAGGAGTTACCACAAGATGATTTACAAATAGAAGGGAAAAAGAAGGTAGCGACACAGCAAGAACGAATGGCAAAAGGGCAGTCCAATGTTGCCAATCTTCGCGCCATGCTAAGACGGCAGTGA
- the can gene encoding carbonate dehydratase has product MCQSKALQHLLESNQKWAARTHANDPGFFDKLSQQQQPEYLWIGCSDSRVPANEIVDLMPGELFVHRNVANVVVHTDHNCLSVMQYAVEVLKVKHIMVVGHYGCGGVQAVLDNAKYGLIDNWLRHVTDVKEKHRALVERTAAAQQGNVLCELNVIEQVRNVCFSNIVQDAWQRGQALSIHGWVYGLTDGLLNEVVGSVAGSEALALNYEQALLDISQKYT; this is encoded by the coding sequence ATGTGTCAATCGAAAGCGTTACAACATTTACTGGAAAGTAATCAAAAGTGGGCCGCTCGCACCCATGCCAACGATCCAGGCTTCTTTGATAAGTTATCGCAGCAACAACAACCGGAATACCTCTGGATTGGTTGTTCTGATTCAAGGGTTCCCGCTAACGAAATTGTTGATCTAATGCCGGGTGAACTATTTGTACATCGTAACGTTGCAAACGTAGTCGTGCACACCGATCATAATTGTTTATCGGTCATGCAATACGCCGTGGAAGTGCTTAAAGTGAAGCACATAATGGTGGTGGGTCATTATGGCTGTGGTGGTGTGCAGGCGGTATTAGACAATGCCAAATATGGTCTTATCGACAACTGGCTGCGTCATGTAACCGATGTCAAAGAAAAACATCGTGCGCTAGTGGAGCGCACCGCAGCAGCACAACAGGGGAATGTGCTATGCGAGTTAAACGTGATTGAGCAAGTTAGAAATGTCTGCTTTAGCAATATTGTGCAAGATGCATGGCAGCGCGGCCAGGCATTAAGCATTCATGGTTGGGTGTATGGCCTAACAGATGGTCTACTTAACGAAGTCGTCGGCTCGGTAGCGGGAAGTGAGGCATTGGCACTGAACTATGAGCAGGCGTTATTGGATATTAGTCAAAAATACACCTGA